A genomic window from Pseudonocardia broussonetiae includes:
- a CDS encoding LLM class flavin-dependent oxidoreductase yields the protein MADATSMQVGVGLPAAVPGARPDQVVEWARRAESAGFSSLAALDRVVYDNYDPLIILAAAASVTERIGLCTSVLLAPARGSATILAKQAATIDRLSGGRLTLGLGVGAREDDYAATGADFTDRGRRLDVMLAELVGTWAAASGPAGIGPASPRGRPGVVLGGRSPQALDRAARFGDGWVAGSAGFYATGAAVVREGWRRHGRDGSPRTQAVAYVALGADGPARAERYLPEYYALLGDAATGLGSTALTSAAAVREVVARLAGEGCDELLLFPCSSDPDQVDLIADALA from the coding sequence TTGGCTGATGCCACGTCGATGCAGGTCGGGGTCGGGCTTCCGGCAGCGGTGCCCGGAGCCCGGCCCGACCAGGTCGTCGAGTGGGCCCGGCGGGCGGAGTCCGCCGGGTTCTCCTCGCTGGCCGCGCTGGACCGGGTCGTCTACGACAACTACGACCCGCTCATCATCCTGGCGGCCGCCGCATCGGTCACCGAACGGATCGGGCTGTGCACCTCCGTCCTGCTCGCCCCCGCCCGCGGCTCGGCGACGATCCTCGCGAAGCAGGCCGCCACGATCGACCGGCTGTCCGGCGGCCGGCTCACCCTCGGCCTCGGGGTAGGGGCGCGTGAGGACGACTACGCCGCGACGGGCGCGGACTTCACCGACCGGGGGCGCCGGCTCGACGTGATGCTCGCCGAGCTGGTCGGGACGTGGGCGGCGGCAAGCGGCCCCGCGGGGATCGGTCCCGCGTCGCCACGCGGACGCCCCGGTGTCGTCCTGGGTGGCCGCTCGCCGCAGGCGCTGGACCGTGCCGCCCGGTTCGGCGACGGCTGGGTCGCGGGCAGCGCGGGGTTCTACGCCACCGGCGCGGCGGTGGTCCGCGAGGGCTGGCGGCGGCACGGCCGGGACGGCTCCCCGCGGACGCAGGCCGTCGCCTACGTGGCGCTCGGCGCCGACGGTCCGGCGCGGGCCGAGCGCTACCTGCCGGAGTACTACGCCCTTCTCGGTGACGCCGCGACCGGACTGGGCTCGACTGCGCTCACCAGCGCCGCTGCGGTCCGGGAGGTGGTCGCCCGCCTGGCAGGGGAGGGGTGCGACGAGTTGCTGCTCTTCCCGTGCAGCTCCGATCCCGACCAGGTCGACCTGATCGCCGATGCTCTCGCCTGA
- a CDS encoding LLM class flavin-dependent oxidoreductase: protein MLDYLTGGRLEVGMGRGVDEQEFLRQGVPMEETRPRFEVGMELIHTAWRNPTFTHHGKFWNYEDVSIWPRPLQQPNPPVWITALSPATVEWAGRKGYKMGHTFLSTPDTKDMFDRYRTSAAEAGNSTSPDQLAVMRNIFVADSDEEAREIAEPALDYLFALFKEHAIFDDLDNVPAGYEYYSSFFRPFTSGPISWEGLIQAGVVCVGSPETVRDQLVAQAEQLQCGNIIMWGSFGT from the coding sequence ATGCTCGACTACCTCACCGGCGGGCGGCTCGAGGTGGGCATGGGCCGCGGCGTCGACGAGCAGGAGTTTCTCCGGCAGGGCGTGCCGATGGAGGAGACCCGCCCCCGCTTCGAGGTGGGCATGGAGCTCATCCACACCGCGTGGCGGAACCCGACCTTCACCCATCACGGCAAGTTCTGGAACTACGAGGACGTCAGCATCTGGCCGCGTCCGCTGCAGCAGCCCAACCCGCCGGTGTGGATCACGGCGCTGAGCCCGGCGACCGTGGAGTGGGCGGGGCGCAAGGGGTACAAGATGGGCCACACGTTCCTGTCCACCCCCGACACCAAGGACATGTTCGACCGGTACCGCACGTCCGCGGCCGAGGCCGGCAACTCGACGAGCCCGGACCAGCTCGCGGTCATGCGCAACATCTTCGTCGCCGACTCCGACGAGGAGGCCCGCGAGATCGCCGAACCCGCCCTGGACTACCTGTTCGCGCTGTTCAAGGAGCACGCGATCTTCGACGACCTGGACAACGTGCCGGCCGGCTACGAGTACTACTCGTCGTTCTTCCGGCCGTTCACCTCCGGGCCGATCAGCTGGGAGGGGCTCATCCAGGCCGGGGTCGTCTGCGTCGGTTCGCCGGAGACGGTGCGCGACCAGCTCGTGGCGCAGGCCGAGCAGCTGCAATGCGGCAACATCATCATGTGGGGCTCGTTCGGGACATGA